In Bradyrhizobium erythrophlei, a single genomic region encodes these proteins:
- a CDS encoding SDR family oxidoreductase produces the protein MSGLFDVSKETILITGASQGLGRQFARVLSAHGAAVALAARQTAKLKGLEEEIKAKGGRAAAVAMDVTDGASIVSAIDAAEAALGPVTVLINNAGIAIEKPAVEQTEADWDAVIGANLKGAYFVATEMARRMISRKQEGNIVNVASVLGFGVMKFLSPYTISKAGIVQATKAMALELAGNRIRVNAIAPGYIDTEINHHFWSTPGGEKLTKRIPQRRVGSESDLDGAIMLLASSASRYMTGSVVTVDGGFLLT, from the coding sequence ATGTCCGGTCTATTCGACGTCAGTAAAGAAACCATCCTCATCACCGGCGCTTCGCAGGGATTAGGCCGGCAGTTCGCGCGCGTGCTTTCCGCCCATGGTGCGGCCGTCGCACTGGCCGCGCGGCAGACCGCCAAGCTGAAGGGGCTGGAAGAAGAGATCAAAGCCAAAGGCGGCCGCGCCGCCGCGGTCGCGATGGACGTCACCGACGGTGCCTCGATCGTCAGCGCCATCGATGCCGCGGAGGCCGCGCTCGGTCCCGTCACCGTGCTGATCAACAATGCCGGGATCGCGATCGAGAAGCCGGCGGTCGAGCAGACCGAAGCGGACTGGGATGCGGTGATCGGCGCCAATCTCAAGGGCGCCTACTTCGTGGCGACCGAAATGGCGCGGCGGATGATCTCGCGCAAGCAGGAAGGCAACATCGTCAACGTCGCTTCCGTGCTTGGATTCGGCGTGATGAAATTCCTCTCCCCCTACACCATCTCCAAGGCCGGCATCGTGCAGGCAACGAAGGCGATGGCGCTCGAACTTGCGGGCAACCGCATCCGCGTCAATGCGATCGCGCCCGGCTATATCGATACCGAGATCAACCACCATTTCTGGTCGACGCCGGGCGGCGAAAAGCTGACCAAGCGGATTCCGCAGCGGCGTGTCGGCAGCGAATCCGATCTCGACGGCGCGATCATGCTGCTGGCGTCTTCCGCCTCGCGCTACATGACCGGCAGCGTGGTCACCGTGGATGGCGGTTTTCTGCTGACCTGA